One genomic region from Siniperca chuatsi isolate FFG_IHB_CAS linkage group LG18, ASM2008510v1, whole genome shotgun sequence encodes:
- the scarb1 gene encoding scavenger receptor class B member 1 isoform X6, which produces MNKSKVAVGFVAAGVLTVFFGTVLAFVGPIIVDDQVVKNTVIDPKNEMSYTMWKDVPVPFFMSVYFFNVLNPQEILAGEKPMVEQRGPYVYRKRIQKDNITFHPNNTVSYREYRRYYFEPSMSVGNESDVVTIPNMLVLGAAVMMENLPYAVRLMISATFKTFDEGPFLTKTVGELMWGYDSVLVEFLNRYLPGMLPSTGKFGLFADFNNSNTGLFTIFTGRGDIRNVHKVDSWNGLTELSNWGTPQCNMINGTAGQMWPPFMTKESTLPFYSPDACRSMELVYQRPGEMKGIPLYRFVAPKTLFANGTDYAPNEGFCPCRQSGLLNVSSCRHNSPVFISHPHFFNADPVLLDYVQGLHPTEEEHGLFIDIHPLTGVPLNVSIRLQLNLYMKRVSGITETGKISEVVMPMIWFEESGYIDGPILTTFHTNLVVLPAVMEYMQYGFIGFGLAMIIIAALVLHKVKASGKEPVKGPHDHETKEKCIMSNSEK; this is translated from the exons ATGAATAAATCCAAAGTCGCTGTCGGGTTCGTAGCTGCAGGCGTCCTCACGGTGTTCTTCGGGACGGTTCTTGCTTTTGTGGGACCAATAATCGTCGACGACCAGGTAGTAAAG AACACAGTGATCGACCCAAAGAATGAGATGTCCTACACCATGTGGAAGGACGTCCCTGTGCCCTTCTTCATGTCCGTCTACTTCTTCAACGTCCTCAACCCTCAGGAGATACTGGCTGGAGAGAAGCCCATGGTGGAGCAGAGAGGACCTTATGTGTACAG AAAACGCATTCAGAAAGACAACATCACATTTCATCCCAACAACACGGTGTCCTACAGGGAGTACAGGCGATACTACTTTGAGCCTTCCATGTCTGTAGGGAACGAGTCTGATGTCGTCACGATTCCCAACATGTTGGTGCTG GGTGCAGCAGTCATGATGGAGAACCTGCCCTATGCGGTACGTTTAATGATCAGCGCCACCTTCAAGACTTTCGACGAGGGGCCCTTCCTGACCAAGACAGTAGGGGAGCTGATGTGGGGTTATGACAGTGTACTGGTTGAGTTCCTCAATAGATACCTGCCCGGCATGCTGCCCTCAACCGGAAAGTTTGGCCTCTTTGCTGAC TTCAACAACTCCAACACCGGCCTGTTCACCATCTTCACTGGACGAGGCGACATCAGGAACGTCCACAAAGTCGACTCCTGGAACGGCCTGACGGAG CTGAGCAACTGGGGGACTCCTCAGTGTAACATGATCAATGGAACAGCTGGACAGATGTGGCCCCCCTTCATGACCAAAGAGAGCACTTTACCTTTCTACAGCCCTGACGCCTGCAG ATCTATGGAGCTTGTTTACCAGCGTCCTGGCGAGATGAAGGGCATCCCTCTGTATCGATTTGTTGCACCCAAGACCCTGTTCGCCAATGGGACAGACTACGCTCCCAATGAAGGCTTCTGCCCGTGTAGACAGTCCGGGCTGCTGAACGTCAGCAGCTGCCGCCACA ACTCTCCAGTCTTCATCTCTCATCCTCACTTCTTTAATGCGGATCCTGTGCTGCTGGACTATGTGCAGGGCCTTCATCCAACTGAGGAAGAGCATGGCCTCTTCATAGACATTCATCCA CTAACAGGCGTCCCACTGAATGTCTCCATCCGTCTGCAGCTCAACCTCTACATGAAGAGAGTGTCAGGAATTAC AGAAACTGGCAAGATTTCTGAGGTGGTGATGCCAATGATCTGGTTTGAGGAG AGCGGCTATATCGACGGCCCCATCCTCACTACGTTCCACACAAACCTGGTTGTTCTACCTGCTGTAATGGAGTATATGCAGTATGGCTTCATTGGCTTCGGCCTGGCAATGATAATAATTGCCGCCCTGGTGCTTCACAAAGTGAAG